In Brachyhypopomus gauderio isolate BG-103 unplaced genomic scaffold, BGAUD_0.2 sc97, whole genome shotgun sequence, the following are encoded in one genomic region:
- the LOC143496591 gene encoding protein phosphatase Mn(2+)-dependent 1K-like — MTTEPTQIHARLSPETKIPGRPLSLSPDSLSLSAPLSPVSLSLSLSLSLSLPLSLSMSATPLSHLLRCSASLFSRSVCVRSARCVCVCGSTLPGVRWYSASRLDADGSGRPATWDSFGIWDNRIDTPIMLPPSIRYGTPIPELNLNNVGRASHIGRRRDNEDRFRVAKLTPSMHFFALFDGHGGAQASDFCYSHMEHYIRDGLEDEWDLEVVLSNAFLQVDAALASHLQLYGNASLMMAGTTATVALLRDGIELVVGSVGDSRAVLCRKGKAHSLTHDHTPERKDERERIRQSGGFVTWNSLGQANVNNRLAMTRSIGDFDLKTSGVIAKPETTRITIQHSHDSFLALTTDGVNFIMSNQEICDVINQCHDPTDAACVIAEQSLQYGSEDNSTIIVVPFGAWGKQQNSEFSYSMSRNFASSGRYA; from the exons ATGACCACAGAACCGACCCAGATACATGCAC GGCTGTCACCTGAGACCAAAATACCTGGAagacctctgtctctctctccagacagtctctctctctctgcccctctctccccagtctctctctctctttctctttctctctctctctctttgcccctctctctctctatgtctgccacccctctctcccatcTGCTCAGATGTTCGGCCTCCTTGTTCagtcggagtgtgtgtgtgcgttctgcccggtgtgtatgcgtgtgtgggtCTACCCTCCCCGGAGTCCGCTGGTACAGCGCTTCACGTCTCGATGCCGATGGTAGCGGCCGGCCAGCCACATGGGACTCGTTCGGGATTTGGGACAACCGGATCGACACTCCTATCATGCTGCCGCCCAGCATCCGCTACGGAACACCCATCCCGGAACTGAACCTCAACAACGTCGGACGCGCCTCACACATCGGTCGCCGCCGTGACAACGAGGACCGTTTTCGTGTAGCTAAACTCACTCCCAGCATGCACTTCTTCGCTCTGTTTGACGGACATGGAGGCGCGCAGGCCTCTGATTTCTGTTACTCTCACATGGAACATTATATACG agaTGGTCTCGAGGATGAGTGGGATCTGGAGGTGGTTTTATCCAACGCTTTCCTGCAGGTCGATGCTGCACTGGCCTCTCATCTGCAGCTCTATGGCAATG CCTCTCTGATGATGGCGGGGACCACGGCGACCGTGGCGTTACTACGAGACGGTATAGAACTGGTTGTTGGGAGTGTTGGAGACAGTCGTGCTGTACTGTGTAGGAAGGGCAAGGCACACAGTCTCACCCACGACCACACAcctgagagaaaagatgagagagagag GATTCGTCAGAGCGGTGGTTTTGTAACATGGAACAGTCTGGGCCAAGCTAACGTCAACAATCGCCTGGCTATGACACGTAGCATCGGAGACTTCGACCTAAAGACCAGTGGAGTTATTGCCAAACCTGAGACCACTCGCattaca ATACAACATTCTCATGACTCATTTCTGGCTCTGACAACTGATGGTGTAAATTTCATCATGAGCAACCAGGAAATCTGTGATGTCATCAACCAGTGCCATGACCCCACAGATGCCGCCTGTGTCATCGCTGAACAG TCTCTGCAGTATGGCTCTGAGGACAACAGCACCATCATTGTGGTCCCGTTCGGAGCGTGGGGGAAGCAACAGAACTCTGAGTTCAGTTACTCCATGAGCCGGAATTTCGCATCCAGTGGACGCTATGCCTGA